The Ptiloglossa arizonensis isolate GNS036 chromosome 13, iyPtiAriz1_principal, whole genome shotgun sequence genome window below encodes:
- the LOC143154091 gene encoding uncharacterized protein LOC143154091 isoform X4 — MKWFLLLLIVQFIMWGTSEEPPGIQEAESSEPIVEDDGKSEENKCQLESFKEIVLKNKKSLKKEEEVQEYAKRLSKIKSIRAKLSRRSKDGNLSSKDTLHTSDTALANISEQSIDDISQAKTAKAKSTLLQKKLAEDRKVFEQRNKERTETKRAVEEKVEAIRQQLEEKDVPNPDLAIMGLQKDQLSITPIKPVMITSEVMSPIQIENIQEKESKIKELTDKIVELEAIVIDLQENLKEKDSVIESKTKAVTLISADLSKKGKMTLNTLEDTKDEMRTMQEHFVLLETSLKNKNDNLLVQLQERDNKIAELEGSIDRFEQQVNEQKLSESASVDFSRSTMDTLVETKEAMKSMQENFILIESSLKAKNDNLLQQLQSYELKLAEANERIFKLESGIGIERDPTIDELQFKLEKLEHSNRQLQDEKYELQKSIADLQDKIVNVSVHGNGAVIEKDNRIVELENLIEELKQSNTLLEEESKVELQKQLADLTLKNEEYTNKITDLENLVHVLEEQKSDIAARLPDQSSLKEDEKVGRLTKELEDLNKSMIKMKAQHRNKVKNLQKQLENFEMVSDTNAELVRLANQVALLEEEKASARDWQERILDLENKVSVQSEEIQMQIEAIAALENQKLDLVQELHMAKQEISTLEMENAESENLRVTAEMKVVNFEEQLEAMHKLENENKLQSSPEINETELSKRIEVLTQENSELYNRISKMEEKGVSDTGSTESFEAIHELDKSDLLKKIEDLTQKNNELTLKLNKVHENENLQVDFTEPFETINDTYKNELLNKIDQSTQENRDLTMKSNQIEEKGSSDTGSTESFERIPEHNESLTKIELLTQENNELVIKLTRLEEQLEYIRSSQLVSKSDVNLQSKVDTLLEENNNQSLELSKLRAQLTEYTEKNNNLQKQIETLTAEISVKSEESSKRSKREIDFTTQINELVEEKTLFKKEIKELRNALEQSHKIAAQDLEMNNLKHRIEELLKEKEEIFARLLELETLNEKLKENMTNVTQEKEELCIKINQMLPDDPANEKLGVLEKLEKLNQEKQELHERQQPDESVSHLHIESMIATSLEREIEEHKKLITEQTGLIEEIKIKLANKEEELEEKSKQIVEYETSRQKIESLENELKEMEEKMEKSRIERTSIEEGFKMLQNENEILLKEKKGKDAENNLLKQQMQDTTALYESKIQEQITVVSEKENEIANLKDIIEDKDQELHAKYMELQNKMITIDSLQDEFNNCKVSVQEKDVLLTSMSSEVANLNDLIKSKEEEIYSMQKDIVELNDKIKESKPLQVYNELLEQLKNKDMILDEIQYKINASTKENSNLLEKVKNLSQQNDDIQNKLAEKQQALVDLIVTKEHLDIQITESKKDKDDAERRVWELQNIIDNNTKFVEDLQIELRTGYKQIELLKVKHTEDMELQNRRLESLIEDLNSKTQECEILKGELQEKERLIGQNVTEEVKVALEAKVTDLDQKLKDSEDKIQLHLEKMKKIAANLKKKTVMCQELETRVTELEEKWTTEKDEKEAKNKQIQDVEISMREKDNKIADLEEKLIQARDETAEAFKNIDELMNELTSTKEKMSLHTQQIIEMGEEIVKLRTELESSTAELAVEKEVKESIMSEYKSYKQKVAEENEYKQLELDEVKEKARELGVRMQVMEAEYIEQLATITNLRAENGLLQSKQIQINEKLENVEKESEERRVLIEQMQKDVVNSVTESTQTAEEEIAHDDTKGTGVQHCSYCEQCQTLVQILEAKLQEREVEIENLDNELANSIANFVQMQESRRFNDLMNQTSMRDRALEDPYNELLFQYNTLTSSYEEIKAKLDVVLKENKELVKTVESLQYANTTLEKKIATADQILEENKQNTEQLQSTDSLNSDLVKKCEDRETELLNMQKEMQFVRERANQLEEQLNFQIASLKSEEEQRIEIEKLLQDTKNSFQQEIESLKTDKNAYQKTVEDLKIELKIYKNQSAESVENSTVVKEEASMSDFPQDEKDSAPQLFDASKIFGATSSFGSDLLGDTEVKRLQTLLEEKEAECFNLTQGIDHLQKLMIEERSQLSQNYSKCIEENSQEKLHTAQTNLERLEQVLTDKDRQIDSLVAELRNLSLQMMEQQTDMDNKHKDLMLAKDNQMEELRMNLNVTKEALDKLILEQDQLNILLESYKLQITNLETELKNSVDSELIQDLEHRISNITKERDLLQLQVNDLSRSMEELNISIDVRRNLQMEIEEIARERDEAMKLVTNLTQNVYKDSEKASSITHTSIKESTPLEESTVAHAISDSSKSIAEDVKQTATSDTGAESAWDTGNAEKLNVDEEIWDWNANDVQLAVEHLTTTSSLFTTEMQLQARIDDLQDQIKDLKKEKEELLEVNKVTQLRSGRMIKKLKEYKVQIDNLQQQLKIQKSASDFYELDSAIEEELKSQINKLEKALNEIKEEQKNTVAEKEVLVKRLDVLFSANERYMEMKERQDMDMDVLRIRNKELSDKVEIMDKRLRESIVSAKGSIDEVVVSKEEVKPTEHHYRQKRSVDGEDFESMCKKYKDEIDDLKDDMEALATENEQLQHFLEEQKMKFSALESKRTADENESLQIVEGLNKRICELQDMLNKSSEDYDLLWKQYEQNLTDANDQVSIMRQNIDFIKKEAFEKTSKLEMELTDLRQQVEASALIASESQKNLEEVLQEKAVLKEELTTLTSSSEKQLSTMAASMAEVTDLLNIRIQEVADLKQELQRQYIDHEEVKIKLQETIQQLNQEVNEKKQEADSLKTSLIEKENEFVQQQSVETVSALVIQATQELVQKHAIEIEEKEKELRYFNEKASTLEMTMNSYLLEKQNSVAQFDAQQQELESLKKNLVEKESVLESLRSNLASMTEQLTAKELQISENEEKVAKLSAENQGYTRTIGELQKRLSELEVTSIRVHEYGERVQSLEQELENVRTSLAEKESSLERYIRETTEYKARLENSNTEVNELRMELEKIDALKNELLEKTELITRLNSEFETTSKVLEKTKHDLNEKVSLLEWSNKMLNEKQIELDKLLPVQQDEHQQSASNIVDGLPLFRMGDSNHNLQRMVENMQAELDSKQDEITHLKYILNENTYPSIIQEMQDRINCLYNERDELESSLEVATLRTEEKEKQIDNLKHQIETQSQESISKEEANLLSRERRSVQDQEEIVKLQNELHAKEQEINDLKYVIAEKDSQLSLHASMEPQSDDFELREMTQRLTAELYAKEQEIQYLKSTITELQKEVSRLQAFERLSDETKDAIQKLSLEKEQVRLEAQEVLERKLKEKEIEIDEIKQRLSIENKNILDELQSRNRDIENLSIRLRESSMMEQRTKEKLHQKEEEFVRVSTDLAEKERRLAELSITKDTELHNLKVQIHEREVRIEELLVLSDEEEKQLNELKKNLESRETEINSLKTLLEDKVKEMELIQNVLKKDVSIMDTSTSGSIEMSGEESKALVSQELDLALYMLHQRDVRCEELTHELMQLLEERDTLQLRLSNAIRVNEELRKAKSSDLSPKNEASTSGSEEPLVEHLSSSKSEGPIEIAREAINAPIEENNEALAQNFPSRLSQLHTMSHAKDVRLRDDRELRHTQQMSLLAHKDVLSTLPPEAAARLVNANYTLSRDVQSQSSVLLNWLWGKSTPKVVHM, encoded by the exons atgAAGTGGTTTCTACTGTTATTAATTGTACAGTTCATAATGTGGGGTACGTCAGAGGAACCACCAGGAATACAGGAAGCAGAGTCATCTGAACCTATAGTTGAGGATGATGGAAAATCTGAAGAAAATAAATGTCAATTGGAATCTTTTAAAGAAAttgtgttaaaaaataaaaaaagtttaaaaaaagaagaggaagtcCAG gaATATGCAAAAagactttccaaaattaaaTCTATAAGAGCTAAATTGTCACGTCGAAGTAAAGATGGAAATTTATCTTCTAAAGACACATTGCATACATCTGATACAGCTTTAGCCAATATATCTGAACAATCTATTGATGATATTAGTCAAGCAAAAACTGCAAAAGCAAAGTCTACTTTACTCCAAAAAAAATTGGCAGAGGATAGGAAAGTATTTGAACaacgtaacaaagaaagaactgAAACTAAACGTGCAGTTGAAGAGAAGGTAGAAGCTATTAGGCAACAACTGGAAGAAAAAGATGTACCTAATCCAGATCTAGCAATAATGGGTCTACAAAAGGATCAGTTATCCATTACACCTATTAAACCAGTCATGATCACATCAGAG GTCATGTCACCTATACAAATTGAGAATATTCAAgagaaagaaagtaaaattaaagaGCTTACTGATAAAATTGTAGAATTAGAAGCCATTGTTATTGATCTtcaagaaaatttgaaagaaaaagacTCTGTTATTGAATCTAAAACAAAAGCAGTCACACTTATATCTGCAGACCTTTCTAAGAAAGGGAAAATGACATTAAACACTTTAGAAGATACGAAAGATGAAATGCGAACAATGCAGGAGCATTTTGTACTTTTAGAGACATCACTGAAAAATAAGAATGATAATCTCTTAGTGCAATTGCAAGAAAGAGATAACAAAATAGCAGAATTAGAAGGATCAATTGATCG gtTTGAGCAACAGGTCAATGAGCAAAAGTTATCTGAGTCAGCAAGTGTTGATTTTTCTCGTTCTACAATGGATACTTTAGTGGAGACTAAAGAAGCTATGAAATCAATGCAGGAAAACTTTATACTTATAGAATCATCTCTCAAAGCAAAGAATGACAATCTTCTTCAACAACTGCAAAGTTATGAATTAAAACTTGCAGAAGCTAATgaacgaatatttaaattagaaTCTGGTATTGGAATAGAAAGGGATCCAACGATTGATGAATTGcaatttaaattagaaaaattggaaCATAGTAATAGACAATTACAGGATGAGAAGTATGAATTACAAAAAAGTATTGCTGATCTACaagataaaattgtaaatgtatCTGTGCATGGTAATGGAGCAGTAATAGAAAAGGATAATAGAATAGTTGAACTTGAGAATTTAATAGAAGAACTAAAACAGTCTAACACACTTCTGGAGGAAGAATCTAAAGTAGAATTGCAAAAACAATTGGCAGATTTGACACTGAAAAATGAAGagtatacaaataaaataaccGATCTTGAAAATTTGGTCCATGTACTTGAAGAACAAAAAAGTGATATTGCAGCTAGGTTACCAGATCAAAGTTCTCTTAAAGAGGATGAAAAAGTGGGAAGGCTCACCAAGGAATTAGAAGATTTAAATAAAAGTATGATAAAAATGAAAGCACAACATAGAAATAAagtgaaaaatttacaaaaacaattggaaaatttcgaaatg GTGTCCGACACAAATGCGGAACTTGTCAGACTGGCGAATCAAGTGGCATTATTAGAGGAGGAGAAAG CCTCAGCCAGGGACTGGCAAGAACGCATTCTTGACcttgaaaataaagtttctgttcaaTCGGAAGAAATTCAAATGCAAATTGAAGCCATTGCAGCATTAGAGAATCAAAAATTGGATCTAGTGCAAG AACTTCACATGGCAAAACAGGAAATTTCAACTTTAGAAATGGAAAATGCAGAATCCGAGAATCTCAGAGTAACTGCTGAAATGAAAGTTGTTAATTTTGAAGAACAACTGGAAGCTATGCACAAattggaaaatgaaaataaattgcaaTCTTCACCAGAAATTAATGAAACAGAACTAAGTAAACGGATAGAAGTGTTAACACAAGAAAATAGTGAACTATATAATAGAATATCAAAGATGGAAGAAAAAGGTGTTTCTGATACTGGATCCACCGAATCATTTGAAGCCATACACGAATTGGACAAAAGTGAtttgttgaaaaaaattgaagatttaacacaaaaaaataatgaattaacacttaaattgaataaagttcacgaaaatgaaaatttacaagTTGACTTTACAGAACCATTTGAAACTATAAATGATACATACAAGAAtgaattgttaaataaaatcgATCAATCGACTCAAGAGAATAGGGACTTAACAATGAAGTCGAATCAAATAGAAGAAAAAGGATCTTCTGACACGGGTTCGACAGAATCTTTTGAACGTATTCCAGAGCACAATGAAAGTTTGACGAAAATCGAGCTTCTTACTCAAGAAAATAATGAACTAGTAATTAAACTTACGCGACTTGAGGAACAGTTAGAATATATAAGATCAAGTCAACTGGTATCTAAGTCAGATGTTAATTTGCAATCAAAAGTTGATACTTTgctagaagaaaataataatcaatCCTTAGAATTGTCCAAACTTAGAGCACAACTAACAGAGTAtacggaaaaaaataataacttaCAAAAACAAATTGAAACATTAACTGCAGAAATCTCTGTTAAATCAGAAGAATCTTCCAAAAGATCAAAGAGGGAAATTGATTTTACAACACAAATTAATGAGTTAGTAGAAGAGAAAACTCTTTTCAAAAAGGAGATAAAAGAATTGCGTAATGCCTTGGAACAATCACACAAAATTGCTGCTCAGGATcttgaaatgaataatttgaaacATAGAATTGAAGAATTGttgaaagaaaaggaagaaatattTGCAAGGTTGTTAGAGCTTGAAACATTGAATGAGAAGTTGAAGGAAAACATGACCAATGTAACACAAGAGAAGGAAGAAttatgtattaaaattaatcaaatgttacctGACGATCCTGCTAACGAAAAGCTTGGAGTTCTTGAAAAGTTGGAAAAGTTAAATCAAGAAAAACAGGAGCTTCATGAACGACAACAGCCGGACGAATCTGTATCCCATCTGCATATAGAGTCAATGATTGCTACTTCTCTAGAACGTGAAATAGAAGAACATAAAAAATTAATCACTGAGCAAACTGGATtaattgaagaaattaaaattaaactagcaaataaagaagaagaattagAAGAGAAAAGTAAGCAGATTGTAGAATATGAAACTTCTAGACAAAAAATTGAGAGTTTAGAAAATGAGTTGAAGGAAATGGAGGAGAAAATGGAGAAGTCACGGATAGAAAGAACTTCTATTGAAGAAGGATTTAAAATGTTGcagaatgaaaatgaaatattgctcaaagagaaaaaagggaaagacgcagaaaataatttattgaaaCAGCAAATGCAAGATACTACAGCTTTATATGAGTCAAAGATCCAAGAGCAGATTACAGTAGTCTCTGAAAAAGAGAATGAAATAGCTAATTTAAAAGATATCATCGAAGATAAGGATCAAGAACTGCATGCCAAGTATAtggaattacaaaataaaatgatTACAATAGATAGTTTGCAAGAcgaatttaataattgtaaagtaTCAGTTCAAGAAAAAGATGTCTTACTTACGTCGATGTCCAGTGAAGTTGCAAATTTGAATGACCTAATAAAGAGTAAAGAGGAAGAAATATATTCTATGCAAAAAGATATTGTCGAATTAAATGATAAGATAAAAGAATCAAAACCTTTGCAAGTCTATAATGAGTTATTAGAACAATTGAAAAATAAGGATATGATTCTTGATGAAATTCAATATAAGATCAATGCCAGTACAAAAGAAAACAGTAATTTGTTAGAAAAAGTGAAGAATTTGTCTCAGCAAAATGATGATATTCAGAACAAATTAGCTGAAAAGCAACAGGCGCTTGTTGATTTAATAGTAACAAAAGAACATTTAGATATACAAATTACAGAGTCTAAGAAAGATAAGGATGATGCTGAAAGACGAGTTTGGGAATTGCAGAACATTATAGATAACAATACTAAATTTGTTGAAGATTTACAAATAGAATTGAGGACTGGATACAAACAAATAGAACTGCTTAAAGTAAAGCATACGGAAGATATGGAATTACAAAATCGAAGACTCGAAAGTCTTATTGAAGACCTGAATTCTAAGACACAAGAATGTGAAATATTAAAAGGTGAATTACAAGAAAAGGAGAGACTTATTGGACAAAATGTAACAGAAGAAGTTAAAGTCGCTTTGGAGGCTAAGGTTACTGACTTGGATCAGAAATTGAAAGATTCTGAAGATAAAATACAACTGCACTTAGAAAAGATGAAGAAAATAGCAGCGaatctaaaaaagaaaacagttaTGTGTCAGGAACTTGAAACAAGAGTCACTGAACTTGAAGAAAAATGGACGACTGAAAAAGATGAAAAAGAagctaaaaataaacaaattcagGATGTAGAAATCTCGATGCGCGAAAAGGATAATAAAATAGCAGATTTAGAAGAAAAGTTAATACAGGCAAGAGATGAGACTGCAGAAGCTTTTAAGAATATTGATGAACTCATGAACGAGTTAACTAGTACAAAAGAGAAAATGTCTTTGCATACACAACAAATTATAGAAATGGGAGAGGAAATTGTAAAACTGCGAACAGAGCTGGAATCTTCAACAGCTGAGCTTGCAGttgaaaaagaagttaaagaaagCATAATGTCAGAATATAAAAGTTATAAACAGAAAGTTGCAGAAgaaaatgaatataaacaattagAGCTAGACGAAGTAAAGGAAAAAGCAAGAGAACTTGGTGTACGAATGCAAGTTATGGAAGCAGAATATATTGAACAGCTTGCAACAATAACAAATCTTAGAGCTGAAAATGGTTTATTGCAATCGAAGCAAATACAAATCAATGAAAAGTTAGAGAATGTTGAAAAAGAATCAGAGGAACGAAGAGTGCTAATTGAACAGATGCAGAAGGATGTTGTTAATAGTGTGACAGAGAGTACACAAACTGCAGAAGAAGAGATTGCTCATGATGATACAAAAGGTACTGGAGTAcaacactgtagttattgtgaACAATGTCAGACTCTAGTACAAATATTAGAAGCAAAATTACAGGAGCGAGAGGTAGAAATTGAGAATTTGGATAACGAATTAGCCAATTCTATTGCCAATTTCGTTCAAATGCAGGAATCTCGTAGGTTTAATGACTTGATGAATCAGACTAGTATGAGAGATAGGGCATTAGAGGATCCTTATAATGAACTTTTATTCCAATATAACACGTTGACATCAAGTTATGAAGAAATAAAAGCAAAATTAGATGTGGTATTAAAGGAAAATAAGGAATTAGTAAAAACGGTTGAAAGTTTGCAATATGCAAATACTACTTTAGAGAAAAAAATAGCCACGGCAGATCAAATATTGgaagaaaacaaacaaaatacTGAACAGTTACAAAGTACTGATTCTTTAAATTCTGATTTGGTAAAGAAATGTGAAGATCGCGAAACGGAATTATTGAACATGCAAAAAGAAATGCAATTTGTTCGCGAACGTGCCAATCAACTTGAGGAACAATTAAATTTTCAGATAGCTTCACTCAAATCTGAAGAAGAACAGCGAATAGAAATAGAAAAGTTGTTACAAGATACGAAAAACAGTTTTCAACAAGAAATTGAGTCCTTAAAAACTGATAAGAATGCATATCAGAAAACAGTAGAAGATCTAAAAATTGAGTTAAAGATATACAAAAATCAAAGTGCAGAATCTGTGGAAAACTCAACAGTAGTTAAAGAAGAAGCATCTATGTCTGATTTCCCACAAGATGAAAAAGATAGTGCACCTCAATTATTTGATGCTTCAAAAATTTTTGGTGCAACATCTAGTTTTGGTTCTGATCTTTTAGGAGATACAGAAGTAAAGAGATTGCAGACTTTATTGGAAGAAAAAGAAGCAGAGTGTTTTAATCTTACCCAAGGGATTGATCACTTACAGAAATTAATGATTGAAGAAAGATCACAGTTGTCACAAAACTACAGTAAATGCATTGAAGAAAATTCTCAGGAGAAATTACATACAGCACAAACAAATTTGGAAAGACTAGAACAAGTTCTAACTGATAAGGATAGACAAATTGATTCTTTGGTTGCGGAATTAAGAAATCTCAGTTTGCAAATGATGGAACAGCAAACTGATATGGATAATAAACATAAGGACTTAATGTTAGCTAAAGATAATCAGATGGAAGAATTAAGAATGAATTTGAATGTAACAAAAGAAGCATTGGATAAGTTAATTCTTGAGCAAGATCAACTAAACATATTGTTGGAGTCATACAAATTACAAATCACCAATTTAGaaacagaattgaaaaattcagtAGATTCTGAATTGATACAAGACTTGGAGCATCGCATTTCAAATATTACAAAAGAGAGAGATTTGTTACAGTTGCAGGTGAATGATTTATCCAGATCTATGGAGGAGTTAAACATTTCAATCGACGTTAGAAGAAATCTACAGATGGAAATTGAGGAAATTGCGCGTGAAAGAGACGAAGCAATGAAGCTCGTCACAAATCTCACACAGAATGTTTATAAAGATTCTGAAAAAGCATCTAGCATTACGCATACATCTATTAAAGAATCGACACCTTTAGAGGAATCCACGGTTGCACATGCAATATCGGACTCTTCCAAATCCATTGCTGAAGATGTTAAACAAACGGCTACTTCAGATACAGGAGCTGAATCTGCATGGGATACAGGTAATGCCGAGAAACTCAATGTTGACGAAGAAATCTGGGATTGGAATGCAAATGATGTTCAATTGGCTGTCGAACACCTTACTACCACTTCTTCACTCTTCACTACAGAAATGCAATTACAAGCAAGAATAGATGATCTTCAAGACCAAATTAAAgatttgaagaaagaaaaagaagaattattgGAAGTAAATAAAGTCACTCAACTGAGAAGTGGAAGAATGATAAAAAAACTCAAAGAATATAAGGTGCAAATAGATAATCTTCAGCAACAGTTGAAGATTCAGAAATCTGCAAGCGACTTTTACGAACTCGACTCTGCAATAGAGGAAGAATTAAAATCTCAGATTAATAAATTGGAGAAGGCTTtgaatgaaattaaggaagagcAGAAAAATACTGTGGCCGAGAAAGAGGTATTAGTGAAACGTTTGGACGTTCTTTTCTCCGCAAATGAAAGGTATATGGAGATGAAAGAAAGGCAGGACATGGACATGGACGTCTTACGTATACGAAACAAAGAGCTGTCTGATAAAGTTGAAATTATGGATAAACGACTGCGGGAGAGCATAGTCAGCGCAAAAGGAAGTATTGACGAAGTGGTTGTCTCGAAAGAAGAAGTGAAACCGACCGAACACCATTATCGCCAAAAAAGATCTGTCGATGGAGAAGACTTTGAGAGCATGTGCAAAAAGTATAAGGACGAAATCGATGATCTTAAGGACGACATGGAAGCGCTTGCGACAGAGAACGAACAACTCCAACATTTCTTGGAGGAACAAAAGATGAAGTTCTCCGCTTTGGAATCTAAACGAACGGCAGACGAAAACGAATCGCTCCAAATAGTAGAAGGTCTCAATAAAAGGATTTGCGAATTACAAGACATGTTAAATAAATCTAGTGAAGATTACGACTTATTGTGGAAGCAGTACGAGCAAAATTTAACGGATGCCAACGATCAGGTATCAATAATGAgacaaaatatcgattttataaAGAAAGAGGCATTCGAGAAGACCAGTAAATTAGAAATGGAACTAACCGATTTGCGTCAGCAGGTTGAAGCGTCCGCGCTGATTGCAAGTGAATCGCAAAAGAATTTGGAAGAGGTTCTTCAGGAAAAAGCGGTCTTAAAAGAAGAACTGACCACTTTAACGTCCTCTTCGGAGAAACAACTGTCCACTATGGCTGCATCGATGGCAGAAGTGACCGATCTTTTGAATATCAGAATTCAAGAAGTTGCAGACCTGAAACAGGAACTTCAAAGGCAGTACATAGATCACGAAGAAGTGAAGATCAAATTACAGGAGACTATACAGCAGTTGAATCAAGAAGTAAACGAGAAGAAGCAAGAGGCGGATAGTTTGAAAACGTCTCTTATCGAGAAGGAAAACGAGTTCGTTCAACAGCAGAGCGTAGAGACTGTTAGCGCCCTTGTCATTCAAGCGACTCAAGAACTCGTTCAAAAACACGCGATAGAGAttgaagagaaggagaaagagctacggtattttaatgaaaaagcATCTACATTGGAAATGACTATGAATAGTTATTTACTGGAGAAACAAAATAGCGTTGCTCAGTTCGACGCCCAACAGCAGGAACTTGAATCGTTGAAGAAGAATTTAGTGGAGAAAGAGTCGGTTCTAGAATCCCTTCGCTCAAACTTGGCTTCAATGACAGAACAGTTGACCGCAAAAGAGTTACAAATATCAGAGAATGAGGAAAAAGTTGCAAAACTTTCAGCAGAAAATCAGGGATACACGAGAACGATCGGTGAATTACAGAAACGTTTGAGCGAGTTGGAAGTAACTTCAATACGTGTGCATGAATACGGTGAACGGGTTCAGAGCCTGGAGCAAGAACTTGAAAATGTGAGAACCTCTTTGGCAGAAAAAGAGTCGTCTCTGGAACGTTACATTCGAGAAACCACGGAGTACAAAGCAAGGTTGGAGAACAGCAATACCGAAGTAAATGAACTTCGTATGGAATTAGAAAAGATTGACGCTCTAAAGAACGAGTTGCTAGAGAAGACCGAGTTGATAACTCGTCTAAATTCGGAATTTGAAACTACTAGTAAAGTTCTAGAGAAAACTAAACACGATTTGAATGAGAAGGTGTCCTTGCTAGAGTGgagtaataaaatgttgaacGAGAAACAAATAGAATTGGACAAACTGTTGCCTGTACAACAAGATGAACATCAACAAAGTGCTTCTAATATAGTTGACGGTTTACCTCTATTCAGAATGGGAGACAGTAATCACAATCTGCAACGCATGGTGGAGAATATGCAGGCCGAGTTGGACAGCAAACAAGACGAAATCACACatcttaaatatattttgaatgaGAACACTTATCCCAGTATAATTCAAGAGATGCAGGATAGAATTAATTGTCTTTACAACGAAAGGGACGAGTTAGAATCATCTTTAGAAGTGGCCACAttgagaaccgaagaaaaggagaagcaaATCGATAATCTGAAGCATCAAATCGAGACGCAAAGTCAGGAATCTATCTCCAAGGAGGAAGCAAATTTGCTTTCTAGGGAACGTAGGTCTGTTCAAGATCAGGAGGAGATCGTCAAGTTGCAAAACGAGTTGCACGCCAAAGAGCAAGAGATAAACGACTTAAAGTACGTCATAGCTGAAAAAGATTCTCAGTTATCCCTCCATGCGAGCATGGAACCGCAATCGGACGATTTTGAATTGCGTGAAATGACACAGAGATTGACTGCTGAATTGTATGCTAAAGAGCAAGAGATTCAGTATTTGAAATCGACTATCACGGAATTGCAAAAGGAGGTGTCGCGTCTACAAGCATTTGAGAGGCTTTCCGACGAGACCAAGGATGCCATACAGAAGCTTAGTCTGGAGAAGGAGCAGGTGCGATTGGAAGCACAAGAAGTCTTGGAAAGGAAGctgaaagaaaaggaaattgaGATCGACGAGATAAAACAGAGGCTCTCTATCGAGAACAAAAACATTTTGGATGAATTACAGTCTAGAAATAGAGATATAGAGAATCTGAGTATACGATTGAGGGAGTCTTCTATGATGGAACAAAGAACAAAGGAAAAGCTGCATCAGAAAGAAGAGGAATTTGTTCGAGTGAGTACAGATTTGGCGGAGAAGGAACGTAGATTAGCAGAGTTAAGTATCACCAAAGATACTGAACTCCACAATCTGAAAGTTCAAATTCATGAGAGGGAAGTTCGTATAGAGGAGCTTCTGGTGTTGTCTGACGAAGAAGAGAAGCAGCTTAACGAGTTGAAGAAGAATTTGGAGTCCAGGGAGACAGAAATCAATTCGTTGAAGACTCTTCTGGAGGATAAAGTGAAGGAGATGGAATTGATCCAGAATGTTCTGAAGAAAGATGTTTCTATTATGGATACATCTACGTCTGGAAGCATAGAAATGTCTGGTGAAGAAAGCAAAGCATTAGTCTCGCAGGAATTGGATCTTGCTCTATACATGCTTCATCAACGGGATGTCCGGTGTGAAGAATTGACGCATGAATTAATGCAGTTACTCGAAGAACGGGATACGTTACAGTTGCGTCTGTCCAACGCAATCAGAGTGAATGAGGAATTGAGGAAAGCTAAAAGCTCTGATCTTAGTCCGAAGAACGAAGCCTCTACTTCTGGGAGTGAGGAACCACTTGTAGAACACCTTTCGTCATCAAAGTCCGAGGGTCCGATTGAGATAGCTAGAGAAGCTATCAATGCTCcaattgaagaaaataatgAGGCTCTTGCTCAGAA ttttccctctaggctGTCGCAGTTGCATACAATGAGCCATGCGAAAGATGTACGATTAAGGGATGATCGAGAATTGAGGCATACACAGCAAATGTCTTTGTTAGCACACAAAGATGTTCTAAGTACCTTACCTCCTGAAGCAGCTGCCAGGCTCGTCAATGCAAATTATACACTCT CTAGGGACGTTCAAAGTCAATCGAGTGTCTTACTAAACTGGCTGTGGGGGAAAAG CACGCCGAAGGTTGTGCACATGTGA